A segment of the Necator americanus strain Aroian chromosome IV, whole genome shotgun sequence genome:
GAGAACATTCGCGTTCTTCCAGATACCTCAACTCCTATGCGGATCACCACAATCTCAGAAAATATATCAAGTTCAACCATAAGGTTTCGAATATTGAACGAACTaacgattacaagaaaacAGGACAGTGGAAAGTGTCACACGAAGACGGGTCGGCACTCATTTCCTCTGACGTTAACATCCCAGTGAACTCTAAGGATTCAGGTCCGCTAATAAAACAACCGAAATATTCGATTGCGTGTTGTTGTGCTGTGGACATCATGCTCTACCGCGAATACCTGCTCCATGGCCAGGCCAGGATAACTTCAAAGGACGTATTATTCATTCGCATAGCTACAGAGATCATAAGGGTAGGTTCACATCTGCATTGATGCGTTTGGCTTGTGCTTCCTGAAGAGTACTCCTGATTTTTCAGGATATGAAGACAAAGTGGTAGTTGTGGTCGGTGTGGGGAATTCAGGAGGTGATCTCGCTGTTGAATTGAGCAGAATTGGGAAGCAGGTAGCTCTAATCCAGTCGTaaaatcactttaaaaaaaaagacaaaaacacaagaaaaaaacgttctctGAGGCGTGGCATGTACGGAGGACGTTCCATTCCTTGATTTTCTAGTCCCAAAACtaagaaaaggtttttttttgagaagaccGCCTTTTTAACGccttttttcccaattttttcggAACTCTTACGACTTACAATTGATCCGATTGATCAAATTTCTAATACATTTGAATCGAACGtttcttcttctacaaaaagtaaaacattCGTACTTCACAGGTATATCTGGTTACTCGCCGCGGAACATGGGTATGTAATCGAATATTCGACTATGGACAACCATTCGACTTGGCTTTAAACAGGTAAGGTTAATTGAACGTAGCGTAAACGAATCCTATTCTAATTTCTATAAAATAACTTGGAATTTTTGCAGGAAATATCTTGACAACATGCGTGCTTTGATTCCTGACTGGTTGTTGAATACGgtagttgaaaagaaaatgaaccaacGATTCGATCACGATCGCTATGGGTTGAAGCCGAAACATCGAATTTTGGGGTATCTCGATGGTTTTTTTAAGGCGAAATATTGAAATTTGGAGTTTTGCTGATTCAAAACGGCTGAATAGtcattattacatttttaGAGCACATCCAACCGTTAATGACGAACTCCCAAATCGAATTGCTTGCGGTACTGTCCGCGTGCGCccaaacattcaaaaattcactgagaatggtgtaattttcgaagaTGGATCTTTTGTGGAACATGTTGATGAGGTGAATGTCCACCCCTAGGCGTATACGGCAATGAGCAAAAGTTCCCAGAGTACTCTCTCCCCGCTCAAATAAGCAGTGATGCAGTCGACCAATGGCGCACTCTCAGCGGCCACGCCCACATGCCATTCTCGATTGCTTTTCTTTTAGGTGATTTTGGCGACCGgcttcaaatttcatttcccTATCGTTGAGAGTGATAAATTAATTGCGGTACATGAGAATGTCGTCGATCTTTTCGAGTATATGTACCCAACGGAAACTGCTGATCATAACACAATGGCTGTGATAGGACTTATTCAGGTATGTTAACCTCTTTACAAGCACTtgtaaaatccacaaaaaacgacttccaagaaaaagaaacttcattTAATTGTCAGGGCTGAGTAACGGGAACGAtctgttttcttctacaaaaccGACATTcacgaatgaaaataaaaaatcaaatgaaaataaataaatagatccTGGAAGAAGCGCTTAGGTTTACGGTGCAGCATTGAGTGACCAACGGCTGGGTCAGTCTTACTGCGAAGTTAAGCGAGGGTCCCTCCGCAAGCGCGTCAACCGGAGATCCATCGGAAGCAGAATGGAGCGCAAAGGGGATAGCAGTTCTTCATCTGAACCGATGGAGCAGATATGCGTGCTACAGATGAAGAACGTAACCGAGGTGGTCGCTTTAGAGCCTTAGGCAATGCCTTAATCTAAATTATCTGGGATATAGTCCATGTATCTGTATCGTAATCTAATGGGTGTATTAGAGGTCAACAGCTGACAAAAACAGGTGGTGGGTGCAGTGGAAGAATCATTCAGACGACGTTACAGGCAGCAAGGGAGGAGGGCAGGTAGAGGAGATCGTAGATGTCTTGTTGAGTTCATATAATCTGTCTAATCTGTCTCCATGGAAGTATCGGGAATAGATTGGGCAGGGTTAGCAGCCTCTGCCCTTCACCTCCCCAAAAAATTGCTACCCAAGtacagttttgaaaaaaggtacattttgttaatttttttccagccgGTTGGTTCTATCATGCCTATATCGGAAATGCAAGCTCGGGTTTTTTACGAGAACCTTTTTGGTCAACATAGAATCCCTGGAATTGAGGAGGTAAACACGATTGACATCCATTATGACGTGAGCTGTAGCGTGTAGCATTGAATTGATCTTGAATACTTagatgaaaaaatcaatacaagaaaaaagagatgccATGGCAGCTCGATACGTTCATAGTCCTAGACACACTATCCAGGTGAGTTCAATTCCCTACAGCAATcttacatatttatatattatttatttattatttttcatatttattgaaAAGTTGCCAATGAATAACGAACATATACTCGACGACGACTGTGTTCAGCTGGATGAGCGCGACACGTCTGCCGCAACGCTCGCTCTTTCCACGCCTGACACATTTCAGCTTTCTATTTCCTTGTCCTAACTGAAAGCTCATTGCGCTCattcggttgaacacattcgtcGCCGATTTCTGGATTACATTCGATGCTATGAAGTTATGTTTTAAATCCTaggaaatatggaaaaaataaaaaagaagaaataaaagttggTTTCCATTTATGACCTTTTTTCTAGGTCGACTATATCACTTACATGGACGAGTTGGCGGATCTGGTTGGCTGTAAACCGGatctcaaaaatttatttctttccgatCCTTCGTTAGCCTTGCAGGTAGGTGTAATAAACGTTAAGGATTAGAAAAATACACTAATGCTGGTGTCATATTATCATTTTGACAAACATCCTTAAAATTTAGGTCTATTTTGGTCCTTACGTTCCTTATGTATATCGTTTGAATGGGCCTCACACATGGCCTGAGGCACGTCAAGCAATAATGTCCGTTGATGAGCGAGTTTTCAAGGTGGGTGATTACGGGCGCAGGTAAATTCTATTGATCACCGGATTTTTATCTGCAAGGATTTTTTAGGGAACAAATTCCGCTCCTTACTCACAAAGCCATGAGTATTACGGTTACATTGTAGCAGTACTGATAGCAATTCTCTTAatgaagtttattttttgatttattgttCCCCGGCtatatgtaaatatttttattaaaaacaaGAGCTGGCAGCTTTCTGGATCTACCTCTTCTCATGTTGCTCAAATCATTCGTTGTCCGAATTAGTTATTTTGTCGTTGTAATAAATCTATCCAGTTAATGTTTAATTTGAAGCATAATTAAAATCAGCATGACAGAAAATTTACCagaaatttttagagaaaattcagaaaatctcTCGTGGACACTATAGGATTCGGcgcgtagattacgagtatgaaacTTACCACGACCAATTCCAcctagtcgtcctgaaaaatggcgtgggaaaagGCATTACCGAGCGTTTatccctacgaggtacgttagaacgcgtcacCCCTGTACACGCGCCGCGCCCACGAGTGAGCGGGCGGACAAAATCAACGAGGGGACCTTTGATACGTTCGGGTGGAGTTAAGTGTGGTCACTTTCATGCTCATAATCTCCACTCCTGAACCCTATGTTGTCCATGAGAGATCTCTAAATTGCTAATTTCGCCTTGCGCTGGGTTTATGTAACGCGGTTGGCGTTTATCACGTACATAGTTGACACCAGATTTGTTCAACCGTGTGAGCGCAATCGATTGAGTCGGGGTAGAGGGAAAGGGTAGCGCGTGTCAACCAAAGAAAGCTTCTACATTGCAGCAGATGCGTCAACCTCATTTGGTTGGATATATTCGCCTGAGACATTTCCTATGTGTTTTCTGACACATAGTCCTCAGATGCTGCTTCTATTTCTGTTCAAGGAATACACGGTGTAGCCTGGAACATTCCACAAATTCCGCTCTATCGTTATTGTCCTTGAAGAGGACAAAcgcagaaaattttccagaattcatAACCAATATATTTATCCGTTgacatttcaaatttcatgtaCACAATCGTACGAAGTATTTTTGTTCTACCAGAAATTGTATATCAGATCAGTAATCAGTAATTGACTAGTGGATTTTTCTATGATGCAGAACCATAAAAtttagcggttttgaaccagtGAACATCTGAAACAGAGGGAAATGTTAGGCTGGAGAATTTCAATTTGCAATACGGCAATTTTTCATACTTTCTGCTTCCCTTCCCATCCTATTGATGCAATTTCATTCGAAATATTAATGGTGCCGACAGTTTCATAACCTTTTTCATCCACACAAACACATGGTGCTGCAGTACCGACGTGAACTGGTTCCCATTTTTTCGCCTCATCCTTTCTTCCATCGGCCAATGTCATCCATTTATACTCAAGTC
Coding sequences within it:
- a CDS encoding hypothetical protein (NECATOR_CHRIV.G13433.T2), producing the protein MKSTVINTSKEMTAYSDFPPEPGMANFMHNSEMYRYLNSYADHHNLRKYIKFNHKVSNIERTNDYKKTGQWKVSHEDGSANKTTEIFDCVLLCCGHHALPRIPAPWPGQDNFKGRIIHSHSYRDHKGYEDKVVVVVGVGNSGGDLAVELSRIGKQVYLVTRRGTWVCNRIFDYGQPFDLALNRKYLDNMRALIPDWLLNTVVEKKMNQRFDHDRYGLKPKHRILGAHPTVNDELPNRIACGTVRVRPNIQKFTENGVIFEDGSFVEHVDEVILATGFKFHFPIVESDKLIAVHENVVDLFEYMYPTETADHNTMAVIGLIQPVGSIMPISEMQARVFYENLFGQHRIPGIEEMKKSIQEKRDAMAARYVHSPRHTIQVDYITYMDELADLVGCKPDLKNLFLSDPSLALQVYFGPYVPYVYRLNGPHTWPEARQAIMSVDERVFKGTNSAPYSQSHEYYGYIVAVLIAILLMKFIF
- a CDS encoding hypothetical protein (NECATOR_CHRIV.G13433.T1), producing MKSTVINTSKEMTAYSDFPPEPGMANFMHNSEMYRSANKTTEIFDCVLLCCGHHALPRIPAPWPGQDNFKGRIIHSHSYRDHKGYEDKVVVVVGVGNSGGDLAVELSRIGKQVYLVTRRGTWVCNRIFDYGQPFDLALNRKYLDNMRALIPDWLLNTVVEKKMNQRFDHDRYGLKPKHRILGAHPTVNDELPNRIACGTVRVRPNIQKFTENGVIFEDGSFVEHVDEVILATGFKFHFPIVESDKLIAVHENVVDLFEYMYPTETADHNTMAVIGLIQPVGSIMPISEMQARVFYENLFGQHRIPGIEEMKKSIQEKRDAMAARYVHSPRHTIQVDYITYMDELADLVGCKPDLKNLFLSDPSLALQVYFGPYVPYVYRLNGPHTWPEARQAIMSVDERVFKGTNSAPYSQSHEYYGYIVAVLIAILLMKFIF